One Deltaproteobacteria bacterium genomic region harbors:
- the ybeY gene encoding rRNA maturation RNase YbeY: protein MPVEVVRRDGGKKFAARRTRAIAVAALAALKNSGAELSVALVGNREIQKLNSQYRQKDYATDVLSFPAAEGLPPAVRLLGDVVISVDKAKEQALERGRTLDHEMITLLIHGIVHLHGYDHERSAKEARVMSRLEKKIYRALCDQGIIKV, encoded by the coding sequence ATGCCGGTTGAAGTCGTGCGCCGCGACGGCGGCAAGAAATTTGCCGCCCGTCGCACGCGTGCCATTGCGGTTGCGGCGCTAGCAGCTTTAAAGAACAGCGGCGCGGAGCTGAGCGTCGCCTTGGTCGGCAATCGGGAAATCCAAAAACTCAACTCGCAATATCGCCAGAAAGACTACGCCACCGATGTGCTCTCGTTTCCGGCGGCAGAAGGTTTGCCGCCGGCAGTGCGATTGTTGGGCGATGTGGTGATTTCGGTCGACAAAGCCAAGGAGCAGGCACTCGAGCGGGGCCGGACCTTGGATCACGAGATGATCACATTGTTGATTCACGGCATCGTTCATCTCCACGGCTATGATCACGAGCGTTCGGCAAAAGAAGCGCGCGTCATGAGCCGTCTCGAAAAGAAGATCTACCGCGCGCTTTGTGACCAGGGAATAATCAAGGTATAA
- a CDS encoding extracellular solute-binding protein → MKKLISLFAFLAVALSGFNEASGATIDDVQKTLRSMAPAQRRAALEEGAKKEGEVSWYTTMSLTDFPKIVGAFEKAYPGVKLRANRLSQTSILNKIDTEARAGRYAVDIVSASPIEMWELKQKGYSTPYLSPELKAFPTGAYDPQGFWISYEVTPIVLAFNTKMVSQDEAPKSYQDLLLPKWRGKMNFGTDEYAFFSVILDGMGKAKGNEFMRGLAKQQLHMPGSSSIMRVQLMLGGESAIVLAARARRVTELKEKNAPIDYRILEPYGAEPSALAFMRRGNHPYSTILFTDWMLSEEGQTLLAQQIPRLTLRKGIKQIPRHQELYKKDFAFVNPASIGPNLKELMASYQEIFNVR, encoded by the coding sequence ATGAAAAAGTTAATTTCCCTTTTTGCTTTCTTGGCGGTGGCGCTATCCGGCTTCAACGAGGCGAGCGGCGCAACCATCGATGACGTGCAAAAAACCCTGCGCAGCATGGCGCCGGCGCAGCGGCGCGCGGCGTTGGAAGAAGGCGCAAAGAAGGAAGGCGAGGTGTCGTGGTACACGACCATGAGCCTCACCGATTTTCCGAAGATTGTCGGCGCTTTCGAGAAAGCCTACCCGGGCGTCAAGCTGCGCGCCAACCGTCTTTCCCAGACCAGCATCTTGAATAAGATCGACACGGAAGCCCGCGCTGGCCGTTACGCCGTCGACATCGTCAGCGCCTCGCCGATCGAGATGTGGGAGCTGAAGCAAAAGGGCTACTCGACGCCGTATCTGTCGCCGGAGCTCAAGGCGTTTCCCACCGGTGCCTACGACCCGCAGGGCTTTTGGATCTCCTACGAAGTGACGCCGATCGTTTTGGCCTTTAACACCAAGATGGTCTCGCAGGACGAGGCGCCGAAGAGCTATCAGGATCTATTGCTGCCCAAATGGCGCGGCAAAATGAATTTCGGCACCGATGAGTACGCCTTTTTTTCGGTCATCCTCGACGGCATGGGTAAGGCGAAGGGAAATGAGTTCATGAGAGGACTCGCCAAACAACAACTGCACATGCCGGGCTCAAGCAGCATCATGCGCGTGCAGCTCATGCTCGGTGGCGAATCGGCCATCGTCCTCGCCGCGCGCGCTCGCCGGGTGACAGAGCTCAAAGAAAAAAACGCGCCGATCGACTATCGTATCCTTGAGCCCTATGGCGCCGAGCCCAGCGCGCTGGCCTTCATGCGCCGCGGCAACCATCCCTACAGCACGATCCTGTTCACCGACTGGATGTTATCGGAGGAAGGCCAAACGCTGCTGGCGCAGCAGATTCCACGGCTGACGTTGCGCAAAGGGATCAAGCAGATCCCGCGTCATCAGGAATTGTACAAGAAGGATTTCGCCTTTGTGAACCCAGCGTCCATCGGTCCCAACCTGAAAGAATTGATGGCGTCCTACCAAGAGATTTTCAACGTGCGCTAG
- a CDS encoding ferredoxin family protein, producing the protein MAYIIAEPCIDTKDTACVDVCPVDCIHPTKNETAEFEKEKQLYIDPEECIDCGACEPVCPVEAIFEEAATPDKWKNFIAINADWYKARKG; encoded by the coding sequence ATGGCTTACATAATCGCCGAGCCTTGTATCGACACAAAAGACACTGCCTGCGTAGATGTTTGTCCGGTGGATTGCATTCATCCGACCAAGAACGAAACCGCAGAGTTCGAAAAAGAAAAACAGCTCTATATCGACCCTGAAGAATGCATCGACTGCGGCGCATGCGAGCCGGTCTGCCCCGTCGAGGCGATCTTCGAAGAAGCGGCGACCCCCGATAAGTGGAAAAACTTCATTGCGATCAACGCCGATTGGTACAAAGCGCGCAAAGGCTAA